One Nostoc sp. UHCC 0302 DNA window includes the following coding sequences:
- a CDS encoding DUF5615 family PIN-like protein → MKLLFDENLSPKLSTRLSDLFPGSLHVRDVGMKATIDPIVWNYAKDNDFMIVSKDADMHDLSLLFGNPPKVIWLRLGNCSTLQVENLLRREFSTIKLFYEDENSSLLALS, encoded by the coding sequence ATGAAATTACTGTTTGATGAAAACTTATCCCCTAAATTATCCACTCGTTTGAGCGATCTTTTTCCAGGCTCGCTTCATGTTCGGGATGTAGGCATGAAAGCAACAATAGACCCGATAGTTTGGAATTATGCAAAAGATAATGATTTTATGATCGTCTCAAAAGATGCTGATATGCACGATCTGAGTTTACTGTTTGGAAATCCCCCAAAAGTCATCTGGCTTAGACTTGGAAACTGTTCTACCTTACAAGTTGAAAATTTACTGCGTCGGGAGTTCAGCACGATCAAATTATTTTATGAAGATGAA
- a CDS encoding DUF433 domain-containing protein, whose product MNYRDYITIEPNKRGGKPCVRGLRITVYEVLEYLASEMTEAEILDDFPDLTREDLKACIAYAADRERRLMISPLSA is encoded by the coding sequence ATGAATTACAGAGACTATATTACAATTGAACCCAATAAACGCGGTGGTAAGCCTTGTGTACGTGGCTTGCGAATTACAGTTTATGAGGTGCTTGAATACCTAGCTTCCGAGATGACCGAAGCAGAAATTCTTGATGATTTTCCCGATCTAACGCGAGAAGATTTAAAAGCTTGTATTGCTTATGCGGCTGACCGTGAACGTCGGCTTATGATTTCTCCATTATCAGCATGA
- a CDS encoding hydrogenase small subunit has protein sequence MTNVLWLQGGACSGNTMSFLNAEEPTVCDLIADFGIKMLWHPSLGLELGNNLQRLLRDCISGTIPLDILVFEGSVVNAPSGTGEWNRFADRPMKDWLADLAKAAKFIVAVGDCATWGGIPAMSPNPSESEGLQFLKRQEGGFLGKDFLSQAGLPVINIPGCPAHPDWITQILVAIATGRIADIALDELHRPQTFFNTYTQTGCTRNVHFAYKASTAEFGQRKGCLFYDLGCRGPMTHSSCNRILWNRVSSKTRAGMPCLGCTEPEFPFFDLKPGTVFKTQTVMGVPKELPPGVNKKDYALLTMVAKDAAPAWAEEDFFTI, from the coding sequence ATGACTAACGTACTGTGGCTGCAAGGTGGTGCTTGTTCAGGCAACACCATGTCATTTCTTAACGCCGAAGAACCAACAGTTTGCGATCTAATTGCTGACTTTGGCATCAAAATGCTTTGGCATCCATCTTTGGGATTGGAACTAGGCAACAACTTGCAAAGACTGCTGCGGGATTGCATTTCCGGCACAATTCCCTTAGATATCTTGGTATTTGAAGGTAGCGTTGTCAACGCCCCCAGCGGCACAGGCGAATGGAATCGTTTTGCCGATCGCCCCATGAAAGACTGGTTAGCAGACCTCGCCAAAGCTGCTAAATTTATCGTTGCTGTGGGAGACTGTGCCACATGGGGAGGAATTCCCGCCATGTCACCCAACCCCAGCGAATCCGAAGGCTTGCAATTTCTGAAGCGTCAAGAAGGCGGTTTCTTAGGGAAAGATTTTCTCTCACAAGCCGGATTACCTGTAATTAATATACCTGGATGCCCAGCGCATCCCGATTGGATTACGCAGATATTAGTTGCGATCGCCACTGGACGCATAGCTGACATAGCCTTAGACGAACTGCACCGTCCGCAAACCTTCTTCAACACCTATACTCAAACAGGTTGTACTCGTAACGTCCACTTTGCTTACAAAGCATCAACCGCCGAATTTGGTCAGCGTAAAGGATGCCTATTTTACGACTTAGGTTGTCGTGGCCCCATGACTCATTCCTCCTGTAACCGCATCTTATGGAACCGCGTCTCCTCCAAAACCCGCGCTGGGATGCCTTGTTTAGGTTGTACAGAACCAGAATTTCCCTTCTTTGACCTCAAACCCGGAACCGTGTTTAAAACCCAAACAGTTATGGGTGTTCCTAAAGAATTACCGCCAGGAGTGAACAAGAAAGATTACGCCTTACTCACAATGGTTGCCAAAGACGCAGCCCCAGCTTGGGCAGAAGAGGACTTTTTTACAATTTAG
- a CDS encoding Rpn family recombination-promoting nuclease/putative transposase gives MKTDSIFYRIFQSIPSTFFELINQPSQLASAYQFSSVEVKQLAFRIDGVFLPNAAELPIYFAEVQFQPDKKFYSRLFTEIFNYLDKTELINNWRGVVIFPNRSVDTGDTERYIELLTSQRVTRVYLDELSSIEASSIGIETVKLIIEPESTAPTKAIEIVNTARQQIPDVATQREIIQLIETILIYKLPRLSQEEIGKMFELSELRQTRFYQDVFAEGKQEGRQEGRQEGKLETIPQLLALGLSIEQIAQALGLEEQVVRETAQPKS, from the coding sequence TTGAAAACAGACAGTATTTTTTATCGGATCTTTCAAAGTATCCCCAGCACCTTCTTTGAACTTATTAACCAACCATCGCAACTAGCTAGTGCTTACCAATTTTCCTCAGTAGAAGTTAAACAACTAGCGTTTAGAATCGATGGCGTCTTCCTCCCCAATGCAGCAGAGTTACCTATCTATTTTGCTGAAGTACAATTTCAACCAGATAAAAAGTTCTACTCACGTTTGTTTACCGAAATCTTTAACTATCTCGACAAAACTGAATTAATCAACAACTGGCGTGGTGTTGTTATCTTCCCCAACCGCAGCGTTGATACTGGAGATACCGAAAGATATATTGAATTACTTACCTCACAACGAGTGACTCGCGTCTATCTTGACGAATTAAGCTCAATTGAGGCATCATCAATCGGCATAGAGACAGTTAAACTCATCATCGAACCAGAATCAACTGCACCAACAAAAGCTATAGAGATAGTAAACACCGCCCGACAGCAAATCCCAGATGTCGCTACTCAGAGGGAAATTATACAATTGATAGAGACGATATTAATCTACAAGTTGCCGCGATTGAGCCAAGAGGAGATAGGAAAAATGTTTGAATTAAGTGAATTAAGGCAAACTAGATTTTACCAAGATGTTTTTGCAGAAGGTAAACAAGAAGGTAGACAAGAAGGTAGACAAGAAGGCAAGTTAGAAACTATACCCCAGTTACTAGCGCTGGGTTTAAGTATTGAGCAGATAGCTCAAGCGTTAGGTTTGGAGGAACAAGTTGTTAGGGAAACTGCACAACCAAAATCCTAA
- a CDS encoding NifU family protein yields MTQLEELIQEINRFEAIISDWDESQRCVAVGLKRSIEALHKEAFMRLIKTLKQESMSALRHAATDEVVYAVLLYHELVKLPLSQRIQTALEEVRPALKSHNGDIELVAIKPPDTVEVKLIGTCSSCPASTLTLSQGVEQAIKKHCPEILKVIAANNNSAVKNTNSNLTSPFSSQITSTWLKVANTDQIPESGVMIVKIGDNSLILYSQGVKVTCYRNACAHLGYPLDQGKVENGIITCSYHGFEYNLETGQCLTTPEISLHSYPVQIKGDKVFVQLQK; encoded by the coding sequence ATGACTCAACTGGAAGAATTAATTCAAGAAATCAACCGCTTTGAGGCAATTATAAGCGATTGGGATGAAAGCCAAAGGTGCGTAGCAGTAGGGTTAAAAAGGTCAATTGAGGCTTTGCATAAAGAAGCTTTTATGCGTTTGATTAAAACCCTCAAACAAGAATCAATGTCAGCTTTGCGTCATGCTGCTACTGATGAAGTCGTATATGCAGTACTGCTTTATCACGAACTAGTAAAGTTACCTCTTTCACAACGTATTCAGACAGCCCTTGAAGAAGTTCGCCCAGCGTTAAAAAGTCATAATGGTGATATAGAACTAGTGGCAATAAAACCGCCAGACACGGTAGAAGTCAAATTAATAGGAACTTGTAGTAGTTGTCCGGCTTCTACGCTGACTTTATCTCAAGGAGTCGAACAGGCAATAAAAAAACATTGTCCTGAAATTCTCAAAGTAATTGCGGCCAATAATAACTCTGCTGTCAAGAACACCAATTCTAATTTAACCAGTCCATTCTCTTCACAGATTACTTCTACTTGGCTAAAAGTGGCGAATACTGATCAAATACCCGAATCTGGTGTAATGATAGTAAAAATTGGTGATAATTCGCTAATTTTATATAGTCAAGGTGTTAAAGTTACTTGCTACCGTAACGCTTGCGCTCACTTAGGTTATCCCTTAGACCAGGGTAAGGTTGAAAATGGTATTATAACCTGTTCTTATCACGGCTTTGAGTATAATCTAGAAACAGGTCAATGTTTAACAACACCTGAGATTTCTCTCCATTCATATCCAGTACAGATTAAAGGTGACAAGGTTTTTGTACAGTTACAAAAATGA
- the hypF gene encoding carbamoyltransferase HypF produces the protein MATEEIRVYGTVQGVGFRPTVYRLAKACGLRGDVCNDGQGVLIRVSGSEAALTEFVGKLQKECPPLAKINQLVRTPYEGEFNFNDFIISTSISNTIKTEIAPDAATCPQCQQEIFDPFSRFYRYPFTNCTHCGPRLSIIRAIPYDRCNTSMSAFDICPECAKEYHDVENRRFHAQPVACHVCGPTAWLERADGKPVTASMFSMLDDVDAVCTLLQKGEIVAIKGLGGIHLACDATQETAVQKLRQRKRRYHKPFALMARDIEIIAEYCNINAKEKELLTSPAAPIVLLQQRGLGINKELLTPHSSFLTQHPIASSVAPGQNTLGFMLPYTPLHHLILRRMNRPIVLTSGNLSDEPQCIDNDAARKNLRQIADYFIFHNREIINRIDDSVVRVASDKVQIIRRARGYAPASINLPSGFHNIPNILAMGSELKNTFCLLREGEAILSQHLGDLENAAAFNAYQDALNLYLNLFQHQPEAIAIDLHPEYLSSKLGKELASANQIKLYPIQHHHAHIAACMAENGIPLDSPPVLGIALDGLGYGTDGTFWGGEFLLADYCKFKRLATFKPVAMVGGEQAIYQPWRNTYAQLISADIWDNCQEKYSDLEIVKLLNHKPLKLLNQLIEKGINSPVTSSVGRLFDAVAAAIGIYPEECSYEGQAAIAMESLVNINRLNNHKETLTYSSNFIFSDSIYCIDPSPMWIALLDDLQQQIPQEIIAAKFHTSLAKAITEMANILCKKNEITQVALTGGVFQNTILLTQVTKHLQTLGINVLTHSLVPTNDGGISLGQAVITAAQLIAST, from the coding sequence ATGGCAACTGAAGAAATTAGAGTTTATGGTACGGTTCAAGGGGTAGGATTTCGCCCGACAGTATATCGTCTAGCTAAAGCCTGTGGTTTACGTGGAGATGTTTGTAATGACGGTCAAGGTGTATTAATTCGGGTATCTGGTAGTGAAGCAGCTTTAACAGAATTTGTTGGCAAATTACAAAAAGAATGTCCCCCGTTAGCCAAAATTAATCAACTGGTACGAACTCCTTATGAAGGTGAATTTAACTTTAATGATTTTATAATTTCTACTAGCATCAGTAATACAATCAAAACAGAAATTGCCCCTGATGCTGCTACCTGTCCACAATGTCAACAAGAAATTTTCGACCCCTTTAGCCGCTTTTATCGCTACCCTTTCACTAACTGCACTCATTGCGGCCCTCGTTTGAGTATTATTCGTGCCATTCCTTATGATAGATGCAATACCAGTATGTCTGCGTTTGATATTTGTCCAGAATGTGCAAAGGAATACCACGATGTAGAAAATCGACGTTTTCATGCCCAACCTGTAGCTTGTCATGTTTGCGGCCCGACAGCGTGGTTAGAACGCGCCGATGGTAAACCTGTTACCGCTTCCATGTTCTCAATGCTGGATGATGTCGATGCTGTTTGTACCCTGTTGCAAAAAGGTGAGATTGTAGCAATTAAGGGGTTAGGTGGTATTCATCTGGCTTGTGATGCTACACAGGAAACGGCTGTGCAAAAACTGCGTCAGCGCAAAAGGCGGTATCATAAACCCTTTGCTTTAATGGCGCGGGATATTGAGATAATTGCAGAATATTGCAATATTAATGCCAAAGAAAAGGAATTATTAACAAGTCCCGCTGCACCAATTGTTTTATTGCAGCAAAGGGGACTGGGGATAAACAAAGAACTCCTCACTCCTCACTCCTCATTCTTAACTCAGCATCCCATAGCATCGTCAGTTGCACCGGGGCAGAATACCCTCGGATTTATGCTGCCTTATACTCCATTACATCATTTAATTCTGCGGCGAATGAATCGCCCTATTGTTTTAACAAGTGGTAATCTTTCTGATGAACCGCAATGTATTGATAATGATGCAGCAAGGAAAAATTTAAGGCAGATAGCTGATTATTTTATATTTCACAATCGAGAGATTATTAACCGGATAGATGATTCAGTAGTCAGAGTAGCTAGTGATAAAGTACAAATAATTCGCCGTGCTAGAGGATACGCACCAGCGTCTATTAACTTACCTTCCGGATTTCATAACATCCCGAATATTTTAGCAATGGGAAGTGAGTTAAAAAATACTTTTTGCTTATTACGAGAAGGAGAAGCGATTCTTTCTCAACATTTGGGAGATTTAGAGAATGCTGCGGCTTTTAATGCTTATCAAGATGCGCTAAATTTATACTTAAACTTATTTCAACATCAACCAGAAGCCATTGCCATTGACTTACATCCTGAATATCTTTCTAGCAAACTTGGTAAAGAACTCGCATCTGCTAATCAAATAAAACTGTATCCTATCCAACATCATCATGCCCACATAGCAGCTTGTATGGCAGAAAATGGCATTCCTTTAGATTCACCCCCAGTTTTAGGTATTGCTTTAGATGGATTAGGTTATGGTACAGATGGTACATTTTGGGGCGGAGAGTTTCTTTTAGCAGATTACTGTAAGTTTAAACGCCTAGCAACATTTAAACCTGTAGCAATGGTTGGTGGTGAACAAGCAATTTATCAGCCTTGGCGTAATACTTATGCTCAATTAATATCCGCTGATATTTGGGATAACTGCCAAGAGAAATACAGTGATTTAGAAATAGTAAAATTGCTTAATCACAAGCCATTAAAGCTACTCAATCAACTTATAGAAAAGGGCATTAACTCTCCTGTAACATCCTCAGTAGGGCGGTTGTTCGATGCCGTGGCCGCGGCTATCGGTATTTATCCCGAAGAATGTAGCTATGAAGGACAAGCTGCGATCGCAATGGAATCACTTGTCAATATTAATAGGTTAAACAATCATAAAGAAACTCTAACTTATTCTTCTAATTTTATCTTTTCAGATAGTATTTATTGTATAGACCCTAGCCCAATGTGGATAGCCTTACTAGATGACTTACAGCAGCAGATTCCACAAGAAATTATAGCTGCTAAATTTCACACAAGTTTAGCTAAGGCTATTACGGAAATGGCTAATATTCTTTGTAAAAAAAATGAGATTACTCAAGTAGCATTAACTGGAGGAGTATTTCAAAATACTATTTTACTAACACAAGTTACTAAACACCTGCAAACACTAGGAATCAATGTACTAACTCATAGCTTAGTTCCAACTAACGATGGCGGTATATCTCTAGGACAAGCCGTGATTACAGCTGCTCAATTAATTGCCTCTACTTAA
- a CDS encoding HypC/HybG/HupF family hydrogenase formation chaperone: MCLGIPGKIIEITNVNHKLAIVDIAGVKRQVNIACIVNEQHPPEACIGDWVLVHVGFAMNRINEQQAAETLQLLQELAELSN, translated from the coding sequence ATGTGCTTAGGAATTCCCGGAAAAATTATAGAAATCACTAACGTTAACCATAAATTAGCAATTGTAGATATTGCAGGTGTAAAACGCCAAGTAAACATTGCTTGCATCGTTAACGAACAACATCCTCCCGAAGCTTGTATTGGAGATTGGGTATTAGTTCATGTTGGCTTTGCCATGAATCGAATTAACGAACAACAAGCAGCAGAAACATTACAACTATTACAAGAACTAGCAGAACTTAGTAATTAA
- the hypD gene encoding hydrogenase formation protein HypD encodes MKYVDEFREPEKAEALRRQIAKLCQQLAKPIKIMEVCGGHTHSIFKYGIEEILPDNLELIHGPGCPVCVMPKGRLDDAIAISQNPNVILVTFGDTMRVPGSKTSLLQAKATGADIRMVYSPLDSLQIAKDNLNKEVVFFALGFETTAPSTAFTILQAAAEEIHNFSMFCNHVLVIPALQALLNNPDLQLDGFVGPGHVSMVIGTDPYQFISQQYHKPIVISGFEPLDILQSIWMLLQQLVEKRCEVENQYNRIVQKAGNTIALQAINKVFAVRDSFDWRGLGEIPYSGLKMNPEYAQFDAELKFTIPNIKVADHKACQCGEILKGVLKPWECKVFGTACTPETPIGSCMVSSEGACAAYYKYGRLSTIGKKTTTEKPKITQEPLPACGMSLD; translated from the coding sequence ATGAAATACGTAGATGAATTCCGCGAACCAGAAAAAGCCGAAGCCTTACGCCGCCAAATCGCTAAATTATGCCAGCAACTAGCAAAACCAATCAAAATCATGGAAGTATGTGGCGGGCATACCCATTCCATATTTAAATATGGTATCGAAGAAATTCTCCCCGACAACCTAGAATTAATTCATGGGCCTGGTTGTCCAGTGTGTGTCATGCCAAAAGGGAGATTAGATGATGCGATCGCAATCTCCCAAAATCCTAACGTTATCCTGGTCACATTTGGCGATACCATGCGGGTTCCCGGTTCCAAAACCAGCCTACTGCAAGCCAAAGCTACAGGTGCAGACATCCGTATGGTTTACTCGCCTCTAGATAGCCTACAAATTGCCAAAGATAACCTCAACAAAGAAGTAGTCTTCTTCGCTTTAGGCTTTGAAACCACCGCCCCCAGCACCGCTTTTACCATCCTGCAAGCCGCAGCCGAAGAAATTCATAACTTTAGTATGTTTTGCAATCACGTCCTCGTGATTCCCGCCCTTCAAGCGCTATTAAATAATCCCGACTTGCAACTAGATGGATTTGTCGGCCCTGGTCATGTCAGTATGGTAATTGGCACTGACCCTTATCAATTTATTTCCCAACAATATCATAAGCCAATTGTAATCTCAGGATTTGAACCTTTAGATATTCTCCAATCAATTTGGATGCTATTACAGCAGTTAGTAGAAAAACGTTGCGAAGTTGAAAATCAATATAATCGAATAGTGCAAAAAGCCGGAAACACAATAGCACTGCAAGCCATCAACAAAGTTTTTGCTGTGCGGGATAGTTTTGATTGGCGCGGTTTAGGTGAAATACCTTATTCAGGCTTAAAAATGAATCCTGAATATGCCCAATTTGACGCCGAACTTAAATTTACCATTCCTAATATCAAAGTAGCCGATCATAAAGCTTGTCAATGCGGAGAAATTCTCAAAGGAGTATTAAAACCTTGGGAGTGTAAAGTATTCGGTACAGCTTGCACACCCGAAACACCAATTGGTAGTTGCATGGTATCTTCTGAAGGTGCTTGTGCAGCCTATTACAAATATGGCAGACTCTCTACCATTGGCAAGAAAACAACAACTGAAAAACCAAAAATTACCCAAGAACCTCTCCCCGCTTGTGGTATGTCTTTGGATTAA
- the hypE gene encoding hydrogenase expression/formation protein HypE produces the protein MDFPLKNQLFQKIEQHRRHQGKVQDTHITLAHGSGGKAMRDLISDVFVNSFDNPILSQLEDQATFNLISLLQHGDRLAFTTDSYVVDPLFFPGGDIGELAVYGTVNDLAVSGAKPLYLTCSVILEEGFAIETLRRVVTSMKAAAQKAGVQIVTGDTKVVHRGAADKLFINTAGIGVIPQGVSISAHNIQPGDAVIINGELGNHGTAILIARGELALETNIESDCQPLHSLVETILQVCPKVHAMRDATRGGLATVLNEFALSSNIGIRLDEQSIPVREEVKGVCEILGLDPLYLANEGKLVVVVGRENAKNVLSAMQSHPAGKDACIVGEVIPSPPGIVLLKTAFGAERIVDMLVGEQLPRIC, from the coding sequence ATGGATTTTCCTCTCAAAAATCAATTATTTCAAAAAATAGAACAACACCGCCGTCACCAAGGGAAAGTGCAAGATACCCATATCACCCTCGCACATGGTAGTGGTGGTAAAGCCATGCGCGATTTAATTAGCGATGTTTTTGTTAATAGTTTTGATAATCCAATTCTTTCCCAACTAGAAGACCAAGCAACTTTTAATTTAATCAGCCTTTTACAACATGGAGACAGACTAGCTTTTACTACTGATTCTTATGTTGTAGACCCTTTGTTTTTTCCCGGCGGTGATATCGGAGAATTAGCTGTCTACGGCACAGTCAACGATTTAGCAGTCAGTGGTGCTAAACCCCTATATCTCACCTGTAGCGTCATTTTAGAAGAAGGATTTGCTATCGAAACCTTACGGCGTGTCGTTACAAGTATGAAAGCAGCCGCACAAAAAGCTGGTGTGCAAATTGTTACTGGTGACACAAAAGTTGTACATCGTGGTGCTGCGGATAAATTATTTATTAACACTGCTGGTATTGGTGTCATTCCCCAAGGGGTTAGCATTTCTGCCCATAATATTCAACCTGGAGATGCAGTAATTATTAATGGTGAATTGGGTAATCATGGGACAGCAATTTTAATTGCGCGTGGGGAATTAGCATTAGAAACTAATATAGAAAGTGACTGTCAGCCGCTGCATAGTTTAGTAGAAACTATTCTCCAAGTTTGCCCCAAAGTTCATGCTATGCGGGATGCAACACGCGGCGGATTAGCAACAGTATTAAATGAATTTGCCCTCAGTTCTAATATAGGAATTCGTCTCGATGAACAGTCTATACCAGTACGCGAAGAGGTCAAAGGAGTTTGTGAAATTTTAGGTTTAGACCCGTTGTATTTGGCAAATGAAGGTAAATTAGTAGTAGTGGTAGGACGGGAAAATGCCAAGAATGTTTTATCAGCAATGCAATCCCACCCAGCAGGTAAAGATGCTTGTATTGTCGGTGAAGTTATTCCTTCACCTCCAGGGATTGTTTTATTAAAAACAGCTTTTGGCGCTGAACGTATTGTTGATATGCTAGTGGGCGAACAGTTGCCAAGAATTTGTTAA
- the hypA gene encoding hydrogenase maturation nickel metallochaperone HypA, whose product MHELGITQNIVAIVIEHAKGSKVQRVVLEIGQLSAIMPDAIQFCFDICTQSTALEGAILEIREIPGLARCRQCNTEISLDKPFGICKCGGRLDLITGEELKIKEIEIEELCV is encoded by the coding sequence ATGCATGAATTAGGAATTACCCAAAATATTGTAGCAATTGTCATTGAACACGCCAAAGGCTCAAAAGTTCAACGTGTAGTATTAGAAATTGGCCAGCTTTCAGCTATTATGCCTGATGCTATACAATTTTGTTTTGATATTTGTACTCAAAGTACAGCTTTAGAGGGGGCAATATTAGAAATTAGAGAAATTCCTGGGTTAGCGCGATGTCGTCAATGCAATACGGAAATTTCTTTAGACAAGCCTTTTGGTATTTGTAAATGTGGTGGGCGATTAGATTTAATAACTGGTGAAGAACTAAAAATTAAGGAAATTGAAATTGAGGAATTATGTGTGTAA
- the hypB gene encoding hydrogenase nickel incorporation protein HypB, whose translation MCVTCGCSDEDETKITNLETGEVEHHHTHTLADGTVVTHSHSETSQIHAKVHGTTISLEQDILAKNNLIAAQNRGWFKGRNILALNLMSSPGAGKTTLLTRTINDLKHQLSISVIEGDQETANDAQKIKETGCKVVQINTGTGCHLDASMIDRGLQQLNPPLNSVVMIENVGNLVCPALFDLGEQAKVVILSVTEGEDKPIKYPHMFRASEMMILTKVDLLPYVEFDVQKCIQYAQQVNPQIQIFQVSATTGIGLEKWYAWLNNKV comes from the coding sequence ATGTGTGTAACCTGTGGCTGTTCTGATGAAGACGAAACTAAAATTACTAATTTAGAAACGGGTGAAGTTGAACACCATCACACACATACTTTAGCTGATGGGACTGTTGTCACCCATTCTCACAGCGAAACATCTCAAATTCATGCCAAAGTACATGGCACAACTATATCCTTAGAACAGGATATTTTAGCTAAAAATAATCTGATAGCAGCCCAAAATCGCGGCTGGTTCAAAGGGCGAAATATTTTAGCCTTAAATTTAATGAGTTCTCCTGGTGCAGGTAAAACAACTTTGTTGACTCGCACTATTAATGATTTAAAGCATCAATTATCTATTAGCGTGATTGAAGGCGACCAAGAAACTGCTAATGATGCTCAAAAAATTAAAGAAACAGGCTGTAAGGTTGTTCAAATAAACACTGGAACAGGCTGTCATTTAGATGCATCAATGATAGACAGGGGATTACAGCAACTTAATCCGCCGTTGAATTCAGTGGTGATGATTGAGAATGTTGGGAATTTGGTTTGTCCAGCTTTATTTGATTTAGGTGAACAGGCAAAAGTTGTAATTCTTTCAGTTACAGAGGGAGAAGATAAGCCGATAAAATATCCCCATATGTTTCGTGCTAGTGAGATGATGATTCTCACTAAAGTAGATTTGCTACCTTATGTGGAATTTGATGTGCAAAAGTGTATTCAATATGCTCAGCAAGTAAATCCTCAAATTCAGATTTTTCAGGTTTCTGCAACTACAGGAATTGGGTTAGAGAAGTGGTATGCTTGGCTTAATAATAAGGTATGA
- a CDS encoding class I SAM-dependent methyltransferase has product MISNFLSDKKQLFDSWASSYDWLFPSIFYQAIHKRLLSKVDLPPQANVLDLGCGTGRLLQRLADEFPDIRGTGLDFSPQMLRVARQKNSHHPRLIYVEGKAESLPFAEGQFNAVFNTISFLHYSQPKQVLSEVARVLTPGGRFYLVDITTSKTASELAAASPAKIRFYSRESREALGSTAGLLSISHHYLLGPVLLTIFAKPSLT; this is encoded by the coding sequence ATGATTAGTAATTTTCTGAGTGACAAAAAGCAACTTTTTGACAGTTGGGCATCAAGCTATGATTGGCTTTTTCCTTCAATATTCTACCAAGCCATCCATAAACGGTTGCTCTCAAAAGTTGATTTACCACCTCAAGCAAACGTGCTTGACTTAGGCTGTGGTACTGGACGCCTGCTGCAACGCCTAGCGGATGAATTTCCTGATATACGCGGTACGGGATTGGATTTTTCTCCCCAGATGTTGCGGGTAGCAAGACAGAAAAATTCTCACCATCCGCGTTTAATCTATGTTGAAGGTAAAGCAGAGTCTCTTCCCTTTGCCGAGGGTCAATTTAATGCAGTATTTAACACTATAAGTTTCTTACATTATTCCCAACCAAAACAAGTTTTAAGTGAAGTAGCACGCGTGCTGACTCCTGGTGGACGCTTCTACTTAGTTGATATAACCACCAGTAAAACAGCATCTGAGTTAGCAGCAGCTTCTCCTGCTAAAATCAGATTCTACAGCCGAGAAAGTCGTGAAGCACTAGGCTCTACTGCCGGACTATTATCTATAAGTCACCACTATTTACTAGGGCCTGTCTTACTAACAATTTTTGCTAAACCATCATTAACTTAA